One window of the Lytechinus pictus isolate F3 Inbred chromosome 5, Lp3.0, whole genome shotgun sequence genome contains the following:
- the LOC129261080 gene encoding uncharacterized protein LOC129261080 isoform X2, translated as MSAVAMSENLNKRIGTPSTPASSTRPSQNQSSNQHHGHRHPTRNRRRVRPKFFQFIDTPPEAEAVSSIRLFSPSFDARKKFIHAAKLVIVLYRVYKVIFKTKKDSERIEPHTFTSLAEEYQSDNMKMSGLSFDRNYFKVKKEVGITQEVKHILSSPSYVRTKDQLGVALIGLQTMKSFAEYPLHMQEKLVKVAWYEFIPPTRVIIRQGHYAENFYFVICGSVVVTILSNNPDTGESSIRTVAVLRRGSSFGEIAILHHGRRTATVSSQGPVHLLAITREDFFDIFMRGQEPGQEPEHVKFLRQINFMKYWPIEILKQHPEMCLFHFYKRGQVIVNDSEKSEWIYVVKSGTCQVLMQLKAVKPNLHTGRDSFEDERPSRLQSTATTDIEVNSRLRSKTLSLPDIEPLKVSSPKRVMLGQHTKAVTLQHMDIRSLSDTPTFLTRSKTLSESEEDEMDNLPSHTITHMTNHVTNHMTASLPNIDMRKGATPSQQSFSPSTFRDFSSLSSGKSKRSGSKREKKRKSVSPPSLPSINVSADPIRRRRASIPTDRKGISVFIQVELLHPKDCFGLSSLDFDFGFDYKQSSVSLVSRGAECIMVKKDFFMKHAPNAVKRNVRSLVYPYPTAEKLQENLQSHTNWSTYKTETLSGILNDQSKMKDLKA; from the exons ATGAGTGCTGTTGCTATGTCGGAAAATTTAAACAAGCGTATTGGTACGCCCTCGACTCCTGCATCAAGCACGAGGCCGTCTCAAAATCAGTCAAGTAATCAGCATCATGGTCATCGACATCCAACTCGAAACCGACGACGGGTTCGGCCAAAGTTTTTCCAATTTATTGATACCCCACCCGAGGCCGAGGCGGTATCAAGTATTCGATTATTTTCACCATCGTTCGAT GCTAGAAAGAAGTTCATTCATGCAGCCAAACTCGTCATTGTACTTTACCGGGTCTACAAGGTCATTTTCAA AACTAAAAAGGATAGTGAACGCATTGAGCCACATACGTTCACCAGCCTCGCGGAGGAATACCAATCTGACAACATGAAGATGTCCGGCCTTTCATTTGACCGGAACTACTTCAAAGTCAAGAAAGAG GTTGGCATCACACAAGAAGTCAAGCACATTTTGAGCTCACCGAGTTACGTCAGAACAAAAGATCAATTAGGAGTG GCTTTGATTGGATTACAGACGATGAAATCATTTGCCGAGTATCCGCTTCATATGCAAGAAAAACTAGTCAAAGTTGCATGGTATGAATT cattcCTCCTACACGGGTCATCATTAGACAGGGCCATTATGCAGAAAACTTTTATTTCGTCATTTGTGGTTCAG TTGTGGTAACCATATTATCCAATAACCCTGATACGGGTGAATCGAGTATACGAACCGTAGCCGTGCTTCGTCGAGGGAGTAGCTTCGGTGAGATCGCAATCCTACACCACGGTAGACGTACGGCGACCGTGTCGAGTCAAGGACCGGTCCATCTTCTAGCCATCACACGAGAAGACTTCTTCGATATCTTCATGAGAGGACAAGAGCCCGGACAGGAACCAGAACATGTAAAGTTTTTAAG ACAAATCAACTTCATGAAGTACTGGCCCATCGAAATTCTTAAACAGCATCCGGAAATGtgcctttttcatttttacaa ACGTGGTCAGGTGATAGTGAATGACAGTGAAAAGTCGGAATGGATCTATGTTGTAAAATCG GGCACATGTCAAGTCTTGATGCAACTAAAGGCTGTCAAACCGAACCTACATACAGGCAGAGATTCATTTGAAGATGAAAGGCCATCACGTCTACAATCAACAGCTACCACTG ATATTGAAGTGAATTCTCGTTTAAGGAGTAAGACGCTGTCACTACCAGACATCGAGCCACTCAAAGTCTCGTCTCCGAAGAGGGTCATGCTTGGCCAACACACCAAAGCG GTAACACTACAGCACATGGATATCCGAAGTCTTTCAGACACGCCTACTTTCCTCACTCGATCAAAGACTCTTTCAGAGAGTGAAGAGGATGAAATGGACAACCTACCAAGTCACACAATCACTCACATGACAAACCATGTGACTAATCACATGACTGCTTCCTTGCCAAACATCGACATGAGGAAAGGGGCCACGCCCTCTCAGCAGTCGTTTTCCCCGAGTACATTTCGGgatttctcgtcattgtcatcagGAAAATCAAAACGATCTGGCAGCAAgcgggaaaagaaaagaaaatcg GTATCTCCTCCCAGCTTACCAAGTATCAATGTTTCAGCCGATCCTATTCGTAGGCGTAGAGCATCCATTCCTACCGATAGGAAGGGAATATCTGTTTTCATCCAGGTTGAGCTCCTACATCCTAAGGATTGCTTT GGTTTGTCATCACTTGACTTTGATTTTGGTTTTGATTACAAGCAATCGTCAGTCAGTCTG GTGAGTAGAGGGGCTGAATGCATCATGGTCAAGAAAGATTTCTTTATGAAGCACGCCCCCAACGCTGTAAAACGGAACGTCCGATCTCTGGTGTATCCATACCCGACGGCTGAGAAACTTCAAGAAAATCTTCAAAGTCACACGAACTGGTCGACTTACAAAACAGAGACTCTGTCAGGAATACTCAATGATCAATCAAAAATGAAAGACTTGAAGGCATGA
- the LOC129261080 gene encoding uncharacterized protein LOC129261080 isoform X1, with the protein MSPEKENVNNDGYSEDVQKKLEIKRHALAVLFGGSSVPLLPVLDEEKSSKSTSGAKNGRNTSGHSQTRQGNSTKSLSNFMPEIKESHSVAAKNKNSSLHRQPSQERISRTRSSSETMTTSEEEETLRAFTKSRRAVRRRTSASRGSRGADGLRDDEAPPMRPLLRRRSTRFSWSEQDGGDVGGSSTSLFGRRGSVNTRMSDWRRISLLIKQEEELKEIQKKKEARKKFIHAAKLVIVLYRVYKVIFKTKKDSERIEPHTFTSLAEEYQSDNMKMSGLSFDRNYFKVKKEVGITQEVKHILSSPSYVRTKDQLGVALIGLQTMKSFAEYPLHMQEKLVKVAWYEFIPPTRVIIRQGHYAENFYFVICGSVVVTILSNNPDTGESSIRTVAVLRRGSSFGEIAILHHGRRTATVSSQGPVHLLAITREDFFDIFMRGQEPGQEPEHVKFLRQINFMKYWPIEILKQHPEMCLFHFYKRGQVIVNDSEKSEWIYVVKSGTCQVLMQLKAVKPNLHTGRDSFEDERPSRLQSTATTDIEVNSRLRSKTLSLPDIEPLKVSSPKRVMLGQHTKAVTLQHMDIRSLSDTPTFLTRSKTLSESEEDEMDNLPSHTITHMTNHVTNHMTASLPNIDMRKGATPSQQSFSPSTFRDFSSLSSGKSKRSGSKREKKRKSVSPPSLPSINVSADPIRRRRASIPTDRKGISVFIQVELLHPKDCFGLSSLDFDFGFDYKQSSVSLVSRGAECIMVKKDFFMKHAPNAVKRNVRSLVYPYPTAEKLQENLQSHTNWSTYKTETLSGILNDQSKMKDLKA; encoded by the exons ATGTCACCTGAGAAGGAAAATGTTAACAATGATGGTTATAGCGAAGACGTTCAAAAAAAGTTGGAAATCAAACGACATGCATTGGCGGTTTTATTCGGTGGGTCGAGCGTGCCCCTTTTGCCGGTGCTTGACGaagaaaaatcatcaaaatcaactTCTGGGGCGAAAAATGGACGAAATACGAGTGGACACAGTCAGACACGTCAAGGAAACTCGACCAAGTCGCTATCGAACTTCATGCCCGAAATCAAAGAGAGCCATTCCGTCGCGGCTAAGAATAAGAATTCCTCATTACATAGACAGCCTTCCCAGGAAAGGATTTCGAGAACAAGGTCGAGCTCGGAGACGATGACGACCAGCGAGGAGGAAGAGACTCTTCGGGCATTCACGAAGTCACGACGTGCGGTACGACGCAGGACGAGCGCGAGCCGTGGCTCAAGGGGAGCTGACGGGCTGAGAGACGACGAGGCTCCCCCGATGAGGCCTTTGCTGAGGAGGCGGAGTACGAGGTTTAGCTGGTCGGAGCAGGACGGCGGCGATGTCGGTGGGTCATCGACTTCGCTGTTTGGTCGGAGGGGGTCAGTGAACACCAGGATGTCAGACTGGAGGAGGATAAGCTTACTCATCAAACAAGAGGAAGAATTGAAAGAAATtcaaaagaagaaagag GCTAGAAAGAAGTTCATTCATGCAGCCAAACTCGTCATTGTACTTTACCGGGTCTACAAGGTCATTTTCAA AACTAAAAAGGATAGTGAACGCATTGAGCCACATACGTTCACCAGCCTCGCGGAGGAATACCAATCTGACAACATGAAGATGTCCGGCCTTTCATTTGACCGGAACTACTTCAAAGTCAAGAAAGAG GTTGGCATCACACAAGAAGTCAAGCACATTTTGAGCTCACCGAGTTACGTCAGAACAAAAGATCAATTAGGAGTG GCTTTGATTGGATTACAGACGATGAAATCATTTGCCGAGTATCCGCTTCATATGCAAGAAAAACTAGTCAAAGTTGCATGGTATGAATT cattcCTCCTACACGGGTCATCATTAGACAGGGCCATTATGCAGAAAACTTTTATTTCGTCATTTGTGGTTCAG TTGTGGTAACCATATTATCCAATAACCCTGATACGGGTGAATCGAGTATACGAACCGTAGCCGTGCTTCGTCGAGGGAGTAGCTTCGGTGAGATCGCAATCCTACACCACGGTAGACGTACGGCGACCGTGTCGAGTCAAGGACCGGTCCATCTTCTAGCCATCACACGAGAAGACTTCTTCGATATCTTCATGAGAGGACAAGAGCCCGGACAGGAACCAGAACATGTAAAGTTTTTAAG ACAAATCAACTTCATGAAGTACTGGCCCATCGAAATTCTTAAACAGCATCCGGAAATGtgcctttttcatttttacaa ACGTGGTCAGGTGATAGTGAATGACAGTGAAAAGTCGGAATGGATCTATGTTGTAAAATCG GGCACATGTCAAGTCTTGATGCAACTAAAGGCTGTCAAACCGAACCTACATACAGGCAGAGATTCATTTGAAGATGAAAGGCCATCACGTCTACAATCAACAGCTACCACTG ATATTGAAGTGAATTCTCGTTTAAGGAGTAAGACGCTGTCACTACCAGACATCGAGCCACTCAAAGTCTCGTCTCCGAAGAGGGTCATGCTTGGCCAACACACCAAAGCG GTAACACTACAGCACATGGATATCCGAAGTCTTTCAGACACGCCTACTTTCCTCACTCGATCAAAGACTCTTTCAGAGAGTGAAGAGGATGAAATGGACAACCTACCAAGTCACACAATCACTCACATGACAAACCATGTGACTAATCACATGACTGCTTCCTTGCCAAACATCGACATGAGGAAAGGGGCCACGCCCTCTCAGCAGTCGTTTTCCCCGAGTACATTTCGGgatttctcgtcattgtcatcagGAAAATCAAAACGATCTGGCAGCAAgcgggaaaagaaaagaaaatcg GTATCTCCTCCCAGCTTACCAAGTATCAATGTTTCAGCCGATCCTATTCGTAGGCGTAGAGCATCCATTCCTACCGATAGGAAGGGAATATCTGTTTTCATCCAGGTTGAGCTCCTACATCCTAAGGATTGCTTT GGTTTGTCATCACTTGACTTTGATTTTGGTTTTGATTACAAGCAATCGTCAGTCAGTCTG GTGAGTAGAGGGGCTGAATGCATCATGGTCAAGAAAGATTTCTTTATGAAGCACGCCCCCAACGCTGTAAAACGGAACGTCCGATCTCTGGTGTATCCATACCCGACGGCTGAGAAACTTCAAGAAAATCTTCAAAGTCACACGAACTGGTCGACTTACAAAACAGAGACTCTGTCAGGAATACTCAATGATCAATCAAAAATGAAAGACTTGAAGGCATGA